gggaaaacctggaaagcaacatctgaagctcaccccgattacccttgaggccacggatattccactgtaaataggccatgattggcaatgaagaaaataccaggaatccatagggaagggcacctatggactagagggattagaaaagtcaacgtgtggtgacattggaagatgttcaagcagcgaaggaatggagcgttgcgaagaatggagttatgaagatggaggagagggaagagaaggaacaggaagtgaatcagtgtccattgaaggtttagtctctgcaatatattctgaaatggcttcaagtgtttctgaattcaaagatgtatgggagatcatattggaggtagaaggaggagggtgagtaaagattgggacagtaatggactttACCAAAGCagagggggacgaaagagtgtaggggactggagatgaagtgtggggggggggacagaagaggcagaaacctgggaggtggcagaagagggagaaacttgggaggggacaggggtggaaggcatagtacgaggaggagggtgaacctccacacttgtaatagagccagagagaggggaagaactaggcacagagactggaaaggtaaagtgtagaggtggaagaagggaaggaaagggcaaagaagatttgagcaatgtggattttttggacttctgagaagtagaggggcgattggtataaggtgtcgtatgaggtcttgtcgatactggggcttgtgaggaaggacgcgaagatgtgagaacagactgagttgtagtcgggacgtcagagccaaggacagcaaaaggattacaTGCctgagtggctatgggaggggtaacaacagagtaggctgcagaagatgggaccccagaagtggggggatgttttgaaacacgagaataagaaacacagggtagtcttccttggaggcggagatgagtaactgccatagcatgagaccttctgcctctttgaggcaacggatttcatgctcatttaagtagacctggcaacggcgggagtatgaagggtgagcttcattacaattaaggcaagatggaggttgattgcaagatgtattagaatggtcgtcggcaccacagactgggcattcggctatagatctgcagtatttcgctgggtgaccaaaacgccggcaatttctacactgttgcggtgtagggatcacctttcgaacttgtaacctatgtcccgcgacataaacagaggatgggagttctcggctgtcgaaagttaatcgagccacactgcaagggtatcgtctctgcccacgggcaggaaggacataagtgtcgactttgaggattgggagatcctggagttccagctgttcaagaatgtcagtgccacatgactggaaattatgttggactatggtatggggcagaatgacagtatcactacaagaattgagagaatgatgtttttcaatagtgataggagtagtatcgatatgcgaaaggagagaaagatcatgagcttgggtagcattctggatagtgacgatgcgcgtaccactcttgagagcatgaaatgaaatatctctaccaacatgacgtaggagtgctttgccaatactatggtcagaaagataggcagaagaagaagtcggtcttaaagtaaacaatttagtccattgtgtggtccgaaactgagcgtggagagggagtgcatgacgtgttggtcttttccgagtagaatgggaaggtaacgaaggaacatcatcaggagatcgacgttggcgtttaggagtaggaccggagttggtccgttgtgaaacgggctggcgattcgaaaattgccgtaccgtagagggagaggctggaagcatagtcaaaggagagtggaggtcagacaaatcgaaggagtcagtcgaagccccggtacctgaagcgggtgaggaaacagcaccagcaagaggtacaggggcatcaggagtgtccaaagagtggtctaaaaacaaggcagggtcagaatgggatGCGGTATCAAGAAGAGGCCCGGgagtagtgggttcatggattgggttctccatggttaggttactcctttgctttttgtttttaagaaaaaaaaaaaagaaagaaaagaaaataaaaaaaaaaagaataaaaaaaggggggagcggggaggaatagttcccaggaggaatgaaagggccggaaatctccctccgcgccgaagaggacctcagcaccactagtagtgcagatgcagcatggaacccgtgccataccctacccttcatgccagtaaaccagcaatccgggatagcaacctcacatctgccgagctacctcggtggacaaaagagagagcggccagatatccgccacaaagcatatctccttcggccaccacccccggaatccgaaaggtggcttccagagatacactcgtctcccaaaagacacccaaagctacactccgggataccggagagggatcgggacatccccaggtgatccagattccacggaaaactacgccaccgccaagaacctcaacggaatgggatggaccccggtatcctttcccctacctaggaactagcgtgcctgtgggagaaatcccaaaggccaaaaagaggaagggcaaaagggaggggtgaggaggaggaggaaaagaaaaaggggaggatgggatagggaaggggggattggggggtaattaggttcggtctgaggaaggagatcgacaggtctaattcctcagaccaagagcctcttcaccacaacaaggagcccccccttgaagaggataaaTGCACACGAGTTAATGGATatatcagagcttattgttaTGGTAAAACTAAAGTGggctgggcaaatattctgttagtggtttagatttgtgaaggacctgcccagtatgggcctactgcagtattcctcctttcttatgttcttacgtttatgtaaatactgttcacatctatatttcaatgtaaacacttgatctacacatcctctacccattctaaaacctccttgttcatctgcaatcctgctctctgtcttacctctaattttttcaataactctaccatacactttatctggtatactcagtaaacttcttcccctataatttttacaatctcttttgtcccccttccctttatataaaggaattaaacatgctctctgccaatccctaagtaccttccccttttttcataatttattaaacaaaaataccaaccgctCCAACACTAacccctccccccctgcccctgcttgtaacatttctgtcatgatcccatcagttccagctgctttacccactttcattctacataatgcttcacgcacctcccccacactcacatcctgctcttcttcactcctagaagatgttatacctccgtggccagtgcatgaaattattgcctccctttcttcatcaacatttaaaagttcttcaaaataaatattcctgccatctacccaatacctccagctccccatctactaactcctctactttgtttttaactgacaaatccattcgttccccagGATTTCTTAGCCTGTTTAtctaaaaaaaattttcttttcctcagcaaaatttcttgacactgcctctcccattctatcatttgctctccttttgcactctctcactactctctttacctttcttttactctccatatactctgcccttcttatatcacttctgctttgtaaaaacctctcataagtgacctttttcttttttatcacaccttacctcatcattccaccaatcactcctctttcctcctgcacccaccctcctatagccacatatttatatatatatatattacatttctGTGGCAGTGCTTAACCTGTAAGGGTCACACAcagcctgggaaatgggaagttACCAAGTTTGATCTGAGAACGAGAAGAGTAACTCCAATTCGCtagaccaagagcccttcaccaacatctacGTACCTCCCTGagtcttgaatcaagagcccttcaccagcatcaaggtacctccttgAAGCAATGCTGAATGACCAACATAGGTTTAGCAGTTCTTTTTTAATGTTACAATAATCATCCTTGAATGGGTCAGTTAAGACACAATAATCTCTGGGTGCTTGTGCTACCCACTCATAAATTTAAGCAAATTAAAATTTTCTCTGTAAAACTGCATTTGCACTTAGCATCATCAGAAGTGAATGGGAACAAATTATAAAAAAACTAAGAAAAACAAATGTTGCGGTACAGTTCCTAGATTATGATGTGCTTCTGTAATTttttaactaccacccacaggatggctacgGAGTGCATAATTCTTATCAAACCAAATAATTTATAGTACTATTActtggggtttgggatatttgctgctttgagggacatctaaactgtagtACGTATATGCACACCTCTGGTAAGCCAgtaagtgtgaatgatggtgaatgtttttttttcgtatcaccctgcttcagtgggagatgaccggtgtgttaaaaaactaGGATTGAAACAAATATAACCTCCAGCGCTTGTGTTATTATGCCACTGGTGCTTCCCACCCTTCACATTATTTAGCATCATTAACCTTAAACCCTTGCCTGTAGGGACAGTACCAACCCATTTACTGTATGATCATTTTTTTCTAATCTGCTTAATCAATTTCTTTGTGATGCTTCATAATTCTACATGGTAAGTTTACAGGGATTTTGAATGGGCTCAAGAACAGACATAACAAGACTCATTGGCATCAGTCAGTTAAATATTAAGAGGTGGGACTAAGAACTGGAGTTAGCCTCCCTCTCCACAAATTCAAATAGGTATGGTAATTCTCAGTAAACCTGCAATATAACAGACCTCAGTTTTATCAGATTTTGGAAATATGGGCCAAAATCCACTGGGTCAAGTGATTTAGAAACAATGAATAAAGTTTGCTGGTTACAGAACTGTCTTTTGTTGTCATCATGGCAGAACCATATCTCTATCTACTGCAATTGCCATTATCAGCCACCCACTCCCCCTTTACTGTGCCATGCTTAATTCACTCAAGCTTCAACCACTGCTAATCACTGCTCTACTTAACTTAATAAAAATTTCAAATCTGATTAACACAGTCTCTAAATAAATCATAATTTACATTGAAAAAAATTTCAAGTGTCAAGTgtatatacaatatacagtaaTATTTATATTTGGTAACAGAACCCCATCCATCCCAATATTTGCATTTCTGTAAAATTAGTAAAATAAATCAACTTATGTATATATAGCTCAAGAAGAAACCGGAAAATATTAGGTTAAACCTTACAATTTATATATGACCATTACTAAATTTACAGTACCTGAATTGCTAGGCATTTATGATCATCTAATATACTCCAGTTTCCTCTAAATGACTTATGATCTTCTTTGTGGAGGTGTGCAGAAAGTAATGTGTGTAGGATGCAAATGCATATTATGTTGAGGTATAGTGCGAACTGGTACATGGTGAGATGATACATGGTGAGCTGATATATAGTGAGCTGATACTTGGTGAGCTTGTATGTGGTGTGCTGGTATATGGTGAGCTGATATTTGATGTGACGATATTTCAGGAGCTGATAGCTGAGCTGATATTTCATTAGATGATACTTCATGCGCTGCTACCTCATGTGCTGATACTTCATGTGCTGATACCTCATGGACTGATACCTCAGGTGCTGAAACCTCATGAACTGCAACCTCATGAGCTGATATCTCATGAGCTGATATCTCATGAGCTGATATCTCGTGTGCTGATACCTCGTGAACTGATACCCCATGAACAGAAACCTCATGAGCTGGTACCTCATGTGCTGATACTTCATGAGCTGGTTCATCATACACTGATACCTCCTGAGCCGATAACTTGTGAACTGATACCTCTCTTTCGGAATTGTTGTTTTCATGGTGGGACATTGTTTGGCGAGAGATTGGTCGTGCCGTAATTAACCGACGTCGTGTTCCCTTCGTCTTCTTTGCACAGATAATGGTTGTTGGATCCAATTTATAAGGATCTGCCGAGTGCTGACGCTTTAGGGTGCTCGATATAGCCATGGTTACACTCGAGTACTGACCAAATGTTTGCAAGGCACTTACTAAATCATTGTCTTTTTTAATATTTTGACAGTTTTTCAAAAATGCCTCTAAAGGTTTGAGGTAGATATCTGGACTACATTCTAATTTGGACAGCAAATCATCAAACACTGTTTTAAGGCCCTCAGCCAGTAAATCACTCTGAGAATGACACTGATTAAAATGTAAGTGAGGTGGAGAACTTTCCATGTGTAGGTTTGATGAAGAATGTTCTACATTAAGTGACTGCTTACCTTGAGACACTGATAAAAGACCTTTTTGGCCATTGTCTTCACTATTTTCATTTTGTATCACTCTGTGTTTTGGAGAACAAATTGCAATGATAATATTATCTTCTTCAGTTTTTTCAATGCTTGCACAGTGAGAATCATATTTTTCACAAAAAGGCTTTAAATGCCCCTGTAGCTCTAATAACATTTTTTTCCCAAATGATTTTGGATATTTAGGGCAGAAAAGTTTGTAGTAGAGcctgaagaaataaaaaagattaTTATGGCAGAAAACATATTTCCATATTAAAAACAGTTAAATGATAGAAAGATGACAAATtaaaaatacataataataaaatactaaaTATAAATGAACTCTTtgattggtattattattatagaatTATTAAAGTCATCCCTATGAATCTGTGTGGGATGAATTCCTAGAGGTTCCACAAAAGTAGAAACTATGAAACTATGAACACAAAATAAAGTCTACATAACAAATTGTTTTAGATTTGGATTCATTCTGTGTTACAGAGATCATATCTCTATAGTATATAATATCACTAATCCAGTTAGTACTGACATTCATAAAAAATAATGACTAGGATAAAGATTTGGGCAAGGAAAAGCCACTGAACCAGGATTATATAGGATAATTAAATAAATTTGTTGGCTGTTCTTTAGTAAAAACACAATATAATCAAAATATTATACACAAATTTGCAAGAAGGACTGTTCACAGATACACTGAAACTACTCTAATTCCTAAATAGGCTGTAAGATCTTTAATATCAAATTTCTAGACATGCTATTAATGAGAGAATATTTAAAAGTAAAATACTTAAATGTATCATAAAGGGTAAGAATAAATCCACCTTCATACagattattacatttatggggaagtgctaaatccgTGAGTTATGCTAGACCTGGAGAATAAGAGGTACGGTAATCAGGCTTAACCCAAGGATCAAGAACCTATCACCACAGTATTTGTGATGTTGTGTAATAAAGTGAAGCAGTATCTTCTTGCTATTACTAAATAATGACAATGTGCACTGAATGAAGTTGAATTAGTATGCAAGTACAAATGAGAATAAGTAaataaagtaaataaataaataaataaataaagagtgAATGTTAGTGGATGCGTTTTCTTTTTCCGGGTCATCCCGCCTTGGCAAGAGACAACCAATGAGTTTTTTATGTATGcatgagtgtgagcaaagtaacatttataaagggattcaaggaaattgATTAGCTGGActcgaatcctggaggtgggaaataatGTGTGAACtctggaggggtggggatattacagtttggaggggcatctgagttGTAATGTTGCCATGCCCCTGGCAAGACAGTGCTGGAGTGATTAGTGGTGAAAGCATCTCTTCTTATTTGGGAcactctacctcggtgggagacggccagtgtattaaaaaaatttatgtatgaatgtatgtctaggtagtaggttggtagccagcaaccgcccagggaggtactaccgtcctgccaagtgagtgtaaaacgaaagcctgtaatcattttacatgatggtatgattgctggcgtccttttttctgtctcataaacatgcaagatttcaggtacgtcttgctacttctacttacacttaggtcacactacacatacatgtacaagcgtatatatacacacccctttgagttttcttctattttctttctagttcttgttcttgtttatttcctcttacctccatggggaagtggaacagaattcttcctccgtaagccatgcgtgttgtaagaggtgactaaaatgccgggagcaaggggctagtaaccccttctcctgtatatattactaaatgtaaaaggagaaactttcgtttttccttttgggccaccctgcctcggtgggatacggccagtgtgttgaaagaatgaatgtatgtatgaatatatgtatgtatgaatatatgtatgtatgagtgtatgtatgaatatgtgtgtgaatgtatgtaagAATGGGGTCTtaatggaccccaatggaaataagtcactttgtctgacttttttgggttatcctaggttctctacacatatgctgctatgtatgataatcaatgtaactgtatttgtgtatacctgaattaaCTTACTTACATAATGAATGTATGTATAAATGAATATATGTATGAATGAATATATGTATGAATAaatatatgaatgtatgtatgaatgaatgaatgtatgtatgcataaacgagtgtgtgtgtgtaatattttagCACCATCTGTATCCCACTGAAAAATAAGAAACACTCTTACCATCATTCTTTCTATTGGTATTGCCAGTAGCATCCtgacattacagttcagatgaccctcccaACTGAAACATCCGCACccttccttcagaatgcagacgCTGTACTTTtcacaacccatcctcagcccTTTGAATATTATTTTGTCAGTACTTTtactaataattatgataatttaaTTTTACTTACCGGTAACAAAACTGCTTGTCAGGGCATTTTGATCTATCTGCAGCAACAAAGACATACTGATCTCCATAATCTGCCTGGAGATCATGTTTGATTACTTCTAAAGCAGATAATGGAGTGTGTCCTTTCTTGTAGAGCTCTGTCAATTTTTGCACAGTTTCCTCAGACACATCTCTTTTGCGAAGAATTTCTGGCGAAAGGAGCTGATGATTGTGTCTGAAGTCCAAGTAAACACGAGTGGGAAATTCTTGTAAATATTCATCTGTTGACCTGCAAAATCAATACATTCACATTACACACTAGGATATGCTTATACTAACCCAGTAACAGAAACAGCAGCTTTGCTAATGAAAAACTATGGAAATAAGGTTATGGAATAACAAAAAGGTTAATAACAATTTGTGCTTGAATCAtcctctacactacacaaaacaAAATACAGgaacaggagggccccgcttatacagcaggttaagttccaggctactgctgtaaagtgaaaattactgtaaagtgaaacaacctttttttcattttaaaatgtatattaaagccgaataacatgtttacactatcatatattaagtaagcaatagagctagggctaaaaaatgcatatacagtacatgcattacttaccctaaaatatttttgtacttagcttatagtgagtggtgaatatatttattgtaggaagcctgaataaatgaagaatgggtataatagAAAAGCACTGTATTAGCGAAACATTGTGAAGAAAAGCTCTGTAAAGCATGGCCTGCCTGTACAGTACTAGTAACAAAGTAATTAAAAACTACTGGTagtacaataataaaaatattatacaaGATCAACTGAGACTGTAATAGGAACAAGCTGGATTACCTCATGGAATACCTTTTTTTTTCTGTGGATTTGGATTCATTATGCTTTTCAGAAGTCATACTCCATAAATTTTGCTGTAAACTGGTTAATACTgatgtgtatatacagtatataaggA
Above is a genomic segment from Cherax quadricarinatus isolate ZL_2023a chromosome 42, ASM3850222v1, whole genome shotgun sequence containing:
- the LOC128695582 gene encoding uncharacterized protein isoform X1, whose translation is MADPLTNYPLLQQILPDAYEYRICQFNESDKRGNSEPITEFEATIRLKIKTKAEAKLWIKDLERTSAVTWRVDKTYPICGGKKTQNVYRIDMRCQHRTYSRSPTADKKASSKNTCCPAKMFLVVKRTHMASGKLSQSTDEYLQEFPTRVYLDFRHNHQLLSPEILRKRDVSEETVQKLTELYKKGHTPLSALEVIKHDLQADYGDQYVFVAADRSKCPDKQFCYRLYYKLFCPKYPKSFGKKMLLELQGHLKPFCEKYDSHCASIEKTEEDNIIIAICSPKHRVIQNENSEDNGQKGLLSVSQGKQSLNVEHSSSNLHMESSPPHLHFNQCHSQSDLLAEGLKTVFDDLLSKLECSPDIYLKPLEAFLKNCQNIKKDNDLVSALQTFGQYSSVTMAISSTLKRQHSADPYKLDPTTIICAKKTKGTRRRLITARPISRQTMSHHENNNSEREVSVHKLSAQEVSVYDEPAHEVSAHEVPAHEVSVHGVSVHEVSAHEISAHEISAHEISAHEVAVHEVSAPEVSVHEVSAHEVSAHEVAAHEVSSNEISAQLSAPEISSHQISAHHIPAHHIQAHQVSAHYISAHHVSSHHVPVRTIPQHNMHLHPTHITFCTPPQRRS
- the LOC128695582 gene encoding uncharacterized protein isoform X2, translating into MRCQHRTYSRSPTADKKASSKNTCCPAKMFLVVKRTHMASGKLSQSTDEYLQEFPTRVYLDFRHNHQLLSPEILRKRDVSEETVQKLTELYKKGHTPLSALEVIKHDLQADYGDQYVFVAADRSKCPDKQFCYRLYYKLFCPKYPKSFGKKMLLELQGHLKPFCEKYDSHCASIEKTEEDNIIIAICSPKHRVIQNENSEDNGQKGLLSVSQGKQSLNVEHSSSNLHMESSPPHLHFNQCHSQSDLLAEGLKTVFDDLLSKLECSPDIYLKPLEAFLKNCQNIKKDNDLVSALQTFGQYSSVTMAISSTLKRQHSADPYKLDPTTIICAKKTKGTRRRLITARPISRQTMSHHENNNSEREVSVHKLSAQEVSVYDEPAHEVSAHEVPAHEVSVHGVSVHEVSAHEISAHEISAHEISAHEVAVHEVSAPEVSVHEVSAHEVSAHEVAAHEVSSNEISAQLSAPEISSHQISAHHIPAHHIQAHQVSAHYISAHHVSSHHVPVRTIPQHNMHLHPTHITFCTPPQRRS